The nucleotide window CCGCGCGTGCGCGTGGCCAAAGTGGACACCGAGGCGCAGCAGGCGCTGGGCACGCGCTACCAGATACGCAGCATTCCCACGCTGGCCCTGTTTGTGGGTGGCCGCGAGGTCGCCCGCCAGGCGGGTGCCATGGGTGCCAGCGACATCGTGCGCTGGGTGCAGCAACACACACCGCGCTGAAACGTTTAATGCAGGCCCTTGTCATTAGGCTATACCGTACTTTGCAGTAACCCTGCCGGGGACCATGTATTCACCGGCTGCTACCTTCACCCCCATTCCCCTCCCCTCTCCTTCTTTTAACCAACCTGAGCTTTCAACACCATGTTATTCACACCCATCCAAGCCGGCGCCGTCAACCTGCCCAACCGCATCCTGCTGGCGCCGCTCACGCGTGCACGTGCAGACGCGGGCCATCTGCCCAATGACCTGATGGCCGAGTACTACAGCCAGCGCGCCACCGGCGGCCTGCTGATTACCGAGTGCACCATGGTGGCGCCCGGTACGTCGGCCTTCATCAACGAACCCGGCATCTACAACGAAGCGCAGATCAGCGCCTGGAAGAAGGTGACCGACGCCGTGCACGCCAAGGGCGGACGCATCTTCATGCAGATCTGGCACGCCGGCCGCGCCGCACACCCCGATATGAACGAAGGTGTGGAGACCGTCTCCAGCTCCGCCACCGCCATTGAAGGCGAAACCCATACGCCCAAGGGCAAGGTTGCCCAGGCCGTGCCACGTGCGCTGACCACCGACGAAATCACCGCCGTCGTGGCGGCCTACGCGCAGGGCGCGAAGAACGCGATTGCTGCCGGTTTTGACGGCGTGGAAGTGCACGGCGCCAATGGTTACCTGATCGACCAGTTCCTGCGTGACACCCCCAACCAGCGTACCGACGGCTACGGCGGATCGCTGGAGAACCGCGCACGTTTCCTGTTTGAAGTGCTGACCGCCGTGACCGCCGCCATTGGTGCGGACAAGGTGGGCCTGCGCCTGTCGCCACTGAACAGCTACAACAGCATGAAGGACAGCGACCCACTGGCGCTGATCACCTTCCTGGCCGACAAGCTCAATGCATTCAAGCTGGCCTACCTGCACGTGATGCGCGCTGACTTCTTTGGCGTGCAAAAGGGCGACGTGCTGGCGATTGCCCGCGAGAAATACAAGGGCGTGCTGGTCGGCAACATGGGCTACAGCGCCGACGAAGCCGAAGCGGCAATCGCTGCAGGCAAGCTGGACGCTGTGGCCTTTGGCACTGCCTTCCTGGCCAACCCGGACCTGCCTGCACGTATCAAGACCAAAGCCGCGCTGAACAAGCCGGATGCGGAAACCTTCTACACACCGGGCGCCAAGGGTTACACCGACTACCCCGCACTGGCTGCGTAAGCCTGGGCACGGGCGCCTTTGTCAGACAGGCACACGGGTGCTTGTCTGACAGACGGCGGCGCCTGTTGGGCATGTAATGGACTTCAACCTCAGGAGCCCACCATGACCCAACATGCCACCGTGACTGCCCGCGTAACCTACCGCCCCGGAGACGGCGCGCCGCTGGTCATCCCCAAAGGCCCGGTCGAAGTCGACCTCGCACCCGACAGCGCCACGCTGAGCTGGACCGCCGACAACGGCGCCGCCGGCCTCACGGCCATCCCGCTCACGCAGTTCAAGAAATACGTGCAGGACAAGAAGATCCGGCTGGACAGCTAACTAGCCCGCGTGCGGCAGTGACGCCGCCAGCGTACGCGCCTTGTGCAACCACTTCTCGCGCTGTTCAGGCGTGGAGTGAATGACTGGCCCCAGCATCAAGGTCTTGACCGGTCGAATGCCGCAAAACGCCAGCGTGGCCTTGTTCATCTGGTGAATAGCTGGCATGCGGTAGACCCAGCGGAAATACCAGGGCGGCGTGTCCATGGGCACCAGCAGGTGCGCAGTGCGCCCTTTGAGCAAGGGCACCGGGAACGCAGATCCCTTGTTGAATTGGTAGGCCCAGCCCGAGACAAAGGCGCGGTCCAGAAAACCCTTGAGCAACGCAGGCACACTGCCCCACCACACCGGAAACACCCAGGCAATGTGCTGCGCCCATGCGATGCTGTCTTGCGCAGCGCGCAGGTCGGGCTCCAGCGCCTGGTGGTGCGGGTTGCTGCCGTGCAGGGTGGCATCGAACTGCAGATCGGCCAGGCGCAACACGCGAACGTGGTGGCCAGCGGCCTCTGCCGCCTCTGCATAGGTGTCGGCCAATGCCGCGCTGAAGCTGGTGTTGGACGGATGGCCCAGAATGACGAGTATGTTTTGCGGCGCAGTGCGAGAAGGCATGAAGAGGCTTGTTGGGTTGAGAAGCCCTCACCTTAAGTCTGCCCCCAAGGGCAGAGTCAAGCCACTTCTGCGCAGGCGCGTATCTCGATGTTGATTTCCTGCAACTGCACATCAAGCTGCTGCAGCCGCACGATCTCTTCTGCAATATGGACGCGGCGCTGTTCCACCTGGTCGGCCAGCGTGGCCCAGTGGGGCTCCATCCGGTTGCCCTGCATGGACGGCACCACATCAGCCAATTTGAAGCCCATGGCCTGCGCCTGTTTGATGAGTCGTACCTGCGTGACGTGCTGTTCGGTGTAGATGCGGTAGGCCCCCATGCGGGTCACGCGGCCCAGCAGGCCCATGGCTTCGTAGAGGCGAATGGCTTTGGGCGTCGCGCCCGCGCGTTTGGCTAACTCACCGATATACACACGTGTTCCTTTGGGCCATGAATGTGAGCCCTTGCTGCGACTTTAGCGGGTTCTACACGCTACTTATCCAACAAGGAATTGCTACTCTTTTGATAGCTGCTTACGCATATTCCATAAGGGCTGCAGGCCTATTTTTATGCAAATAACCGTATCAAGCCGAGGGATAAGAACGGTTGACTGGTGCACTCGAAAATTTTGTAAACGGGAAGTTGTCTGACAGACAGCCGTGCGCAACGCGGGTGAAATGGAACTCCGTAGCGCCACAGCGCCCCCTTGAACCTTTATCACTTTTGAGGAGCACGCCATGTCACAACAAGCAACCGTTACCGACCACGTGACCTACCGCCCCGGAGAGGGCGCCCTGCAGGAAATACCGCCCGGCCCGGTGGAGGTGGATATCGCACCCGACAGTGCCACGCTGAGCTGGAAAGAAGACAACGGCGCAGCCGGTCTGACGGCCATACCGATCACGGAGTTCATCGACTACGTGCACGACCACAAGATTGAACTGGAGTAACAGCGCCCATGCAGTTCGCACAATCCGACGCCCTGACCATGGGCATGGAGCTGGAGTTTCAGATCATCGATACCCAGACCGGGCTGCTGTCGCCGTCCAGTCTGGCGTTTCGCAACGTGCTGGAGTGCAGGGACAACGCCGAGCGTTTTGCGCTGGAGGCGACGCTGTCCACCATTGAGTTGAATTCGTCCGTGCACAGCAGCATAGACGCCATGGAAGACGAGATCGTGGCGTTGACCCAGTCGCTGCGCGACATTGCGCAGCCCATGGGGCTGGACATCCGCGGTGGCGGCACGCAGCTCACGCAGTTCTGGAACGAACACACCATGGCACCCACGCCGCGCGCGTCGGAGTTGGAGAGCAAGTTCGGCTTTTTGCCCAAACGTTTTTCCACCTACGGCATGCATGTACACATTGGTGTGCCCAGTGCCGACGAGGCCATCGTGCTGGGCAATGCGCTGCAAGCGACGGTGCCGTTGTTTATTGCGCTCTCTGCCGCGTCACCCTTCCTGCAACTGGCGGACACGGGCTTTTGTGCCTCGCGCCCGCTGGAGTCGCTGCTGTACCCGCACGGTGGCAGCATGCCGCGCATGAAAAACTGGCTGGAGTTTGAGCTGGCCACCGCCGAGATTTTCTCCACCCGGCTGGCCTCCTCGCTCAAGGACGTGTACTGGGATGTGCGGCCCAAGCCCGAGTTCGGCACCGTGGAAGTGCGCGTGTTTGACACCCCGCTGTCCGTGCACAAGGCCGTGGCGCTGGCCGCGTTCACCCGTGGCTGCGCTGATCTCGTGCTGCGTGGAGAACTAAAGCTGCCACCCGACGCGACGCCGCCCACCGCAGAACGGGTGAGCCGCTTTCTGGCCTGCCGCGATGGCATGGACGCCACGCTCTACAACCCGTTCAGCATGACATGGATGCCGGTGCGGCAATGGCTCGGTGAGCTGGTGGACAGGATCGCGCATACGCCCGTGTCCGAATCCGACCTGCAACACATCCACGCCCTGCAAGCGCACTGCGATACCGTACAGGACTGCGCAGTGATGCGCCAGGTGCGTGCAGACACCGTGGCCAACGACAACCCCAACGGCGATGTGATGCACGGTCTGGCAGAAAACTCGCGCGTGCTCAGCGAGCGGCTTTTCACGCCGCTGCATTAATGCGTTAGCTCTTGGAGGTGGCGGCCTTGCGGCGTACGTGCAGGTGCGTCTGCATCGCATCGCCCTCGCCCGATTTCACTTCCTTGACTTCCAGGTACGCGGCCTGCTGGCGGATCAGTTCGCCAAGCTTGGAGACACCGTAGTTGCGCGGGTCAAAAGCGGGATTGCTGCGGGTAATCTGGCTACCCAGCGCTGAGAGTGTGGTCCAGCCATCCTCACGCGCGATGGCGTTCAGCGCGTTGAGCAGCATGGGCTTGAGCTTGGGCAGCTCGGCCACGGGCTCGTGGCCGAGCTTGGCTTCTTCAGGCTCGTTGCGCAAAATTTCGGTGTAGATGAACTTGTCACATGCGGCCACAAAGGGCTCAGGTGTTTTGCGTTCGCCAAAACCGTAGACCACCAACCCCGCCTCGCGGATGCGGGTGGCCAGGCGGGTGAAATCGCTGTCACTGCTAACGAGACAAAAGCCATCCACGCTGCCGGTGTGCAGCACGTCCATGGCGTCGATGATGAGGGCGGAGTCGGTGGCGTTTTTGCCACTGGTGTAGCTGAACTGCTGTATGGGCTGGATAGCCATGGTGTGCAGCACCTCTTTCCAACCCTTGAGGTTGGTCGTGGTCCAGTCGCCATAGGCGCGCTTGATGGTGGCGGTGCCATAACGCGACACCTCGGCCAGCAGTTCTTGAATGACAGAAGCCTGTGCGTTGTCTGCGTCGATGAGGACAGCGAGCTTCTGGTTGGTATTGGTAGCCATGGCAACCTCCCCTGTAGTTGCACCATCGTACAGGGGCGGCAGCCGGCCCGGCTACCGGGGCTTCGGGACGGGTTTAGACCGCGCCGGATTCGTGGCGGTCAGCCGCGGCGAACAGGTCGCTGGCAAAGCCAGGGTCAGTGCGTTGGAAGGTGGACGCAAAGGCGCGCAGTTCTTCGGCTTCCTGAAATACGGTTTTGGCTTCCGCAGAGACGGCTGCTGGGGCGAAAGCGGTGAACCAGATGGCAGAAACCAGATCCCGACCCGCCACCAACAAGGCGTGCACCGAGGCGCCCACGGTGGGTTGCTGTTTTTGGGGAAGGGAAAGTGCGTTCAAAGTGGTGCTGCTCATAGGGGACTCCTGTAAAACTCGGTCATGTTGCAGTGCAGTATAGGGTAAACCCTAGATTCATTCAAGGGTTTACCCTAATAACCACAGTCCATGTCTGCCATCAGCCTCAGACTTCTTCTGGACACAGAACTATTGCAAGAGAAAAACACCCATGAAACGCTGGAAAACGCTAGCCAAAGCGCTGCTGGTATTGGCCCTGGTACTAGGCCTGCTCACCTGGCTGGTCTTTCGCCTGCCCGGCTTTGGCGGCGTCGCTGAGGGCGCGCGACTGGCACGCATGCAGGCTTCGCCCCAGTTCCATAACGGCCGTTTTGAAAACACCCCACCTTACGTGAGTGATATGTCCTTGCGGCGCGAGCTGCACGACTACCTGGGCGAACAGGTGCGCGAACCCGGCTTTCCCGTACCGGTAGTCCCCATGACGGCAGCGCAACTGACCACACCCGCGGCACCGGGCCTGCGCGCCTGGTGGCTGGGGCATGCCAGTGCGCTGGTTGAGATAGACGGTGTGCGCATCCTGACCGACCCGGTGTTTTCACAACGCACATCGCCGGTCCAGTTCGTCGGCCCCAAGCGGATGCACCCGGTGCCGCTGCCATTGGCGCAATGGAAGAACATTGACGCAGTGGTCATTTCACACGACCACTTTGACCATCTGGACATGGACACCGTGAAGCAACTCGCACAGGGTGGCACGCATTTCTTTGTCGGCCTGGGCATTGGTGCGCATCTGGAGCGCTGGAACGTGCCTGCGGCCCAGATCCATGAGATGGATTGGTGGGAACAAGCCAGCTTCAAGGGCGTGACCATTCACTGCACGCCAGCGCGCCATTACTCGGGCCGTACCAGTATGAACAATTCCACGCTGTGGGCATCCTGGATGGTGAAGGGCCCCACCCATTCGATGTACTACAGCGGCGACACCGGCTACGCGGGCCACTTCAAGGCCATTCGCGAGAAGCTGGGCGCGCCGGAGCTGGCACTGGTCAAGGTAGGTGCGTATGGCGACACGTGGATGGACATCCACATGAACCCCGAGTCCGCCATTACCGCAGTGCAAGACCTGGGCGCCACCACGCTGCTGCCGGTGCACTGGGCCACGTTCAACCTGGCGTACCACGCATGGGCCGAGCCCGTGGTGCGCACATTGGCAGCAGCCAAGGCCCAGGGCGTGCAGGTGGTAACGCCGCGTGCAGGCGAGAAGTTTGAGTTTGGCCAGCCATTCCAAAACCTGCCCTGGTATCTGCCTGCGAAATGACGGGCACGCCGCTTAGGCGCTGGTCACAAAGTCGATAAAACCACGCTCCACATTGGCCGACACCAATTGCACCCGCAGCTTGTTGCCCACCTGGAGCGATGTCGCACCGCCCACCACCTTGCCTTCGGCGGGCGGGTTGAACAGGCGCACCCAGACGCCGTCTGCGGCCACACCCGTGACGATGGCGTCGAAGTGCTGGCCAATGCGCGACTCCAGCAGCAGCGCCGCTTCTGACTTGCGCATCTGGCGCTCCACCTTTTGCGCCGCGTCTTCCTGGCGTGTGCAGTACTCGGCCAATGCACCCAGCTCGGCATGGGAATACGGCGATGGCTGGTCGACCAGCGCGGCCTTGACCAGGCGCTGCGTGATGAGGTCCGGGAAACGGCGGTTGGGCGCGGTGGAGTGCGTGTAATCGCTGACCGCCAGTCCGAAGTGGCCGATGGGCGGGCCACCGGGCGACTCCAGCACATACTCACCGCGGCCCATGAGCTTGACGATGACCAGCGACAGATCGGGAAAACGCAGCGGGTCGATCCGGTGGCGTTTGGCCAGGAAGTCTTCCAGCGCCTTGGAGTCGGGCTCCAGTGGCAAGACATCGCCATACTCCTTGGCCACCGCCACAATCCGCAACCAGCGGTCGGGCGAGCGCACCACGCGGCGCAGTGATGCAACCCCTTGGGAGGCCAGGTAGCGCGCGGTACAGGTGTTGGTCGCAATCATCACCTCTTCAATCAACTGGCGCGCGCGGTTGTGCGCTTGCAGTTGGATGTCGGCCACACGTTCACCCTCAAACACCACACGCGGCTGGAAGGTCTCAAACTCCAGCGCGCCATCGGAGTGGCGGCGCACGCGCAGTTGCTGGGCCACGGCGTCTTGCGTGCGCAGTTGCGTATCCATGCCAGGTATGGCTGCCGCTACGGCAGGTAGTGCACCTGTACCAAGCAGCCATGCGCTCACGGCGTCGTACGCCAGCTTGACCTGGTTACGCACTTTGGCGCGGTAGATGGTAAAGCCCGCCAGTGTGGCGTCTGCGTTGAACACCATTTCAGTCACCACGGCCAGACGGTCCTCATGCGGATTCAGTGACGTCAGGTCGGTGGACAGGCGCTCAGGCAGCATGGGGAAGATGCGCGCCGACGTGTAGACCGAGGTGGTGTTGGTGCGGGCGTGTTCGTCAATCGGCGTGCCCGGCTTGACCAGCGCATCCACATCGGCAATGGCCACGTACAGGCGCACGGCCCCTGCGGGCAGCACTTCACAGACGGTGAGTTGGTCCAGATCACGCGAGTCGTCGTTGTCGATGGAGCACCACAACAAGGCGGTCAGGTCGCGGATGCTGGCCCCCTGCTCCTGACCGGGGCCGGTGATGCCTGACAACTGGCGCTCTATCGCGGGCAGAAACTCGGGCCGCAGCCCGCGCTCCGCCATGGCATGGGTGGCAATGCGAACCAGGTCGCTACGTTGGTGGGGGTGATGGGAGGGCATGGGGCAATATATACCTGAGCCCTCAACCGGCGCAGACGTCGGGTGCGCCGGTCACTGCGTCAATAGTGGATGCCGTTCCTCTGCACAAACAGTTCGTATTCTGCGTAGTTGTCTTCGGCGAGCTTCTTCATCTCGGAAATTTTCTTGAGCCGTTCACGGTAATAGGTGGTGCCGGTCCATTGGAGCAGCGGATCTGTGGTGTTCCAGCGGGTGGAAGAACCCAGCTTGGTGTAGGTGGCGACATTGATGATCTGCGCGCACTGGAAATAATTACCCACATGGGACAGGCGGCGCATGAACTCAAATATCGGGTTGCCTTGTTTACACGCCTCGGCCCACATTTTTTCCGAATTGATCTTGGCCTGGTTGAATGACTCCAGCGCTTCCAGGACATGGTGGTCATAAAAACCCTGCTGAGCGGGAGGTGCCTTCTTGCGCTCGGCAGTCCATCCTTCCATCTTCACCGCTCCGATCCATTTGTTCTTGCCCGGATCGTTACGTATCAGCAGATCGATGGCAACGCCATAACTGTCCATGAACTTCTCAAACTTTCCCTCCGCCAGACTGAGCTTGCGACCCATGCCTTCAAACTGGGCGTCGGCCTCTTTCATGAGGTAAATCGCGTGGTTCGCAGCCATGTCCAGATGTCCCGACTGACCGGACGCATGGATATTGATCTTGGGCGGCTCGTCATCGATCAGGCTCCACACATAGGGGATCAGCTTTTCGTGCTGCTTCTCGCGGTTCGAGTAGGCCTCTCGCAGCATCAGCGCCAAGCCCAGAACACCGGCAGTCACCGCCACCTGTGGCCCGCCCACGGCCATGACAAAGGCTGTGCCCGCCGCTGCAGAGGAAGCGATGGCCGCAATACCCGCCCCCATGCCCAACAAGCCACCCGCCTGGCCGATGTTGTTCAATGCGGCCACGGCTGTTTCCTGCCTCAATCCGGGGCTATAGGTTTTGACCCGATCACGCGCCGAATGGGCAATGCGCCTGAAAGGCGATGTAAATCCTTTCAGCTTGACGCCGCCGGGCTCCCGAAAGTCGCTAAAACAGTTCTTAGTCACACGATTTCCTTTGAAAATGAGTACCCGGCTATTGCGCCCAAGGCCCCGAACGATATAACACCCAGTGCCTATTGCAAACCCATTTGGAAATATATAAATAACGATGGCACGTCACCCACTCAACCCACCCCATGGCCCAACCCGACCATAGCCCCTCTGCCGAGCGCAACAAGCAACCCATTCTGGAAGTGCTGCAGACCTTTTTGCCTGCCCAAGGCACAGCGCTGGAGATTGCCTCAGGCACCGGTCAGCATGTGGTCTGGTTTGCGCAAAACATGCCGCTGTGGACCTGGCAGCCCACCGAGGTGCACAGCGGTGCGCTCTACAACATCGAGGTGCGCGCCACAGAGGCGGACCTGGCCAATGTGAACGTGGCCCTGCCACTGGACGTGTGCAAGACGCCCTGGCAACTGGAGGACACCCCGTTTGATTTGATCCTGTGCCTCAACATGCTGCATATCGCGCCATGGGATGCGTGCGGCGCACTGATGCAAGGCGCGGCGACACACCTGACACCGAGCGGCAAGCTGGTTACCTACGGCCCCTACTTTGAAGCCGATGTGACACCTACGCCAAGCAATCTGGACTTCGACCAGAGCCTGCGCGCGCACGACCCGCGCTGGGGCATACGACAGTTGGGTGATGTGGCGCAACAAGCGGCGGCAGCGGGTCTGAGGCTCAGCGCACGCCATGCCATGCCCGCCAACAACCTGCTGTTGGTCTGGGAAAGGGGTTGATGCAATGCATGCACCGCTAAACCTTCGCCCGGTAAATGCCAACGTGGTGGGCGTGCACCTGGCAGACGGTGCCCATGTGGGCAACCTCAAACGCATTGGCGATGTATGGAAGTTCAAGGCCGTGGGCTACGACGCCAACGGCGCACTAGAGCCCGGCGGTGGACCGCTCACCGACCAGCACAACGCCGAGTTCACCGCGCCCGATGCAGAAACCGTCAATGCCCGGCTGGGGCCCGCATTGCCCGGCATCGGTTAAGCTCGCCGCCCCGCCTACCCAAGGAAACCAGAATGAAAAAACTCAACGTCACCATCCAGCTCGAAATGTCCGTTCCCGATGACTGGGAGATTGCGCAGACCTCTGAAGGCACCCCCGTGCTGAAGCTGCCCAACGGCCAGTTCATGGACGTAGCCATCGAGCCCCTGTTCACCGCAGACCCCGAAGACACCTGGAGCAGTACAGAAGACGAAGACGTGCTCAACGACATCCTCGACATGGTGGAAAGCGAAGCCGTGGCGTACGAGTTCGTGACCCACTAAACACCAGGCATCCGGCTAGGGGCAACCCGCGCCAGCGGCGGAGCGCGGGGGCTAGGGGCGCAGCGCTAGCCCCCCGTGCACATGCCGCACGTGCACATAGCCCTGGCTGCGCAGCCACTGCGCGGCCTTCAGGCTGCGGTTGCCGCTGCGGCACACCAGCACCACGGGGGCTGCACCCGATGCCATCCACTGCGGTGCCAGTGCCCCCAAGGCACTGAGCGGTGCGCTTTCGGCAGACCAGTTGCCATGCTGCACACCCTGGCTCACTTGGTGCTCTGTACTCTCACGCACATCGAGCAGACGCGCACCGGGGTGGGCCGAAAGATAAGCGTCCAGTTCCGTCCACTGCAAAGTCATCTCGGCCACATCGTGGGCACTGCAGGGTGCCGCCGCGGGAATGCCTGTGCCCTCCTCGGACTGCATGGCTCGCAACGCTGCGCCGCACTGGGCGATTGCCTCACAAGCCGCGTCTACCAATGCGCTGTTGACCAGTGGCCCAATCGACAGACGCACCGCTGAGGTGGTGCGCCATGCGGGCAAGCCCATCGCCTCCAGTACATAGCTGGGCGCAGATTGGGCCGCGCTGCAGGCGCTGCCTGCACTCACACGCAGACCTGCGGCATCCAACACATCGAGCATGGTTTTGCTGGCCAAGCCAGGTACCGAGAAATTCAGCGTGGTGGGCAGGCTGCGCGGCAGCGGCGCGTTGAATTCAATGGCAGGAAAGGCATTGCGCAGGCTGCGCTCCAGTTGGTCCCGATAGCCGCGCAGCGTGTCGTGCGAGGCAAACGTATCGCCCTGCTGCAATGCCTGCAGCACTGCGCCCAGCGCGGCAATGCCGGGCATGTTTTCCGTGCCGGCACGCAGACCGCCCTCTTGCCCGCCGCCCGCCATCAGCGGTGTGAATGGTGCGCCGCGGCGCACGTAGAGCATGCCAATGCCTTTGGGCGCGTAGAGCTTGTGGCCGGAGAACGGCGCATAGTCGATGCGCTTGCTTTGCAGGTCCAGCCCCAGCTTGCCCAGCGCCTGCACACAGTCGACCAGCCAGAAGGTTTCGCTGTGGATGCCGTTCAAGAGCTGTTCGATAGCGGTGAGGTCAGTCACCACGCCGGTTTCGTTGTTCGCCGCCATGGTGCACAACAGTGCGGTGTCCGGCAGCCAAGCGGCCAGCGTATGGAGATCGTGTTGGCCCTGTGCGTTGACGGGTAACGCGCGCAACTCCAGCCCCAGGCCCAGCACCTCGTTCCAATGTGCCAGTGCCTGCGGCACGGCTTTGTGTTCGGTGGCGCCATAGACCAGCAAGTGGCCCACGTTTTGACCTTGTGTGCGGCGTTGACCAATGGCGCGCAACGCGGACAGCACCGCAGTCTGTATGCCTTCGGTCGCGCCGCTGGTGAACACCACATGGCCTTCGCCCGCACCAATCACTTGCGCGGCGGTGGCGCGGGTCTGGTCCAGCAGGGCCTTGGCCACAATGCCAGTGGAGTGGCTGCTACTGGGGTTGCCAAACTGCTCGGCCATCGCACGCGTGGCGGCAGCAATAGCGGCGGGCAACACATGGGTGGTGGCGTTGGAGTCGAGATAAATGGCTTGGGACATGGCGTGGGCTTGGATGGCGGGGTTGCCAACAAGTGTAGAAAGCGCGCTGTGCAAACGCATTCCAAATTTCATCCAATTCGCAGACAATAGAGCATGAAATTTCTATTTTTATACATTCAATAGAACAAAATGCTTGATCGTCTGGATTTGCAAATACTCGATGCCCTGCAACGTGACGCCACACTGTCCATGGCGGAGCTGGGCGCGCAGGTGGGCTTGTCCAGCACGCCGTGCTGGAAACGCGTGAAGCGGCTGGAGGACGAAGGCGTGATCGAGCGGCGCGTGGCCATCGTCAACCGCTACAAGGTGGACTTGCCGGTCACCGTATTTGTGAGCATCCGCGCCGGGCAGCACGACGAGAAATGGCTGGCCCGTTTTGCCGCGGTGGTGAGCGCCCTGCCCGAGGTGCAGGAGTTCCACCGCATGAGCGGCGATATCGACTACCTGCTCAAGGTGGTGGCGTCCAGCATTGACGGCTACGACCGCTTCTACAAAAAGCTCATCAGCCTGGCCGAGATGGCGGGTGTGTCGTCCGCATTTTCAATGGAACAAATCAAAAGCACCACGGCGCTGCCGCTGGTCTGAAGCCCTCAGCGCAGGCCGCTATCG belongs to Rhodoferax saidenbachensis and includes:
- a CDS encoding Lrp/AsnC family transcriptional regulator, which codes for MLDRLDLQILDALQRDATLSMAELGAQVGLSSTPCWKRVKRLEDEGVIERRVAIVNRYKVDLPVTVFVSIRAGQHDEKWLARFAAVVSALPEVQEFHRMSGDIDYLLKVVASSIDGYDRFYKKLISLAEMAGVSSAFSMEQIKSTTALPLV
- a CDS encoding aminotransferase class V-fold PLP-dependent enzyme, which encodes MSQAIYLDSNATTHVLPAAIAAATRAMAEQFGNPSSSHSTGIVAKALLDQTRATAAQVIGAGEGHVVFTSGATEGIQTAVLSALRAIGQRRTQGQNVGHLLVYGATEHKAVPQALAHWNEVLGLGLELRALPVNAQGQHDLHTLAAWLPDTALLCTMAANNETGVVTDLTAIEQLLNGIHSETFWLVDCVQALGKLGLDLQSKRIDYAPFSGHKLYAPKGIGMLYVRRGAPFTPLMAGGGQEGGLRAGTENMPGIAALGAVLQALQQGDTFASHDTLRGYRDQLERSLRNAFPAIEFNAPLPRSLPTTLNFSVPGLASKTMLDVLDAAGLRVSAGSACSAAQSAPSYVLEAMGLPAWRTTSAVRLSIGPLVNSALVDAACEAIAQCGAALRAMQSEEGTGIPAAAPCSAHDVAEMTLQWTELDAYLSAHPGARLLDVRESTEHQVSQGVQHGNWSAESAPLSALGALAPQWMASGAAPVVLVCRSGNRSLKAAQWLRSQGYVHVRHVHGGLALRP